A genomic segment from Malaclemys terrapin pileata isolate rMalTer1 chromosome 1, rMalTer1.hap1, whole genome shotgun sequence encodes:
- the C1HXorf38 gene encoding uncharacterized protein CXorf38 homolog isoform X4 yields MTPSPPKANTFQSSCSLCTEWKKEILNHHTNRNGEVHWGNCKPWLWPSSSWELAKAYMPRGQMDISGPDKCDAAALLNLFNFCDHFSGIDQKKVREVIKCRNELMHSSEMKVSSLWLEEFEKKIQNLLKELQNVPEVMTASTRIEKLLSSDWAVYIPGEEDQPDGLEGETEVYMSGSQISEIEMELIKERLKEIYLLVEEQEMLSEENLNRIQMTKNFLKDSGDLQISLQADMQRLEGLEKEGYNQRRSMKETTKEYPNQEEDEGCSLKKMKCIPKEQLL; encoded by the exons tttcagTCCAGCTGTTCACTGTGCACAGAGTGGAAAAAGGAGATTTTGAATCATCACACCAACAGGAATGGAGAAGTTCACTGGGGAAACTGCAAACCTTGGCTTTGGCCTTCTAGCTCATGGGAACTTGCAAAG GCGTATATGCCTCGTGGGCAGATGGATATTTCTGGACCAGACAAGTGTGATGCAGCTGCTCTTCTAAACCTTTTCAACTTTTGTGATCACTTCAGTGGTATTGACCAGAAGAAAGTCAGAGAG GTGATTAAGTGCCGCAATGAATTAATGCATTCTTCAGAAATGAAAGTTTCTTCTTTATGGTTGGAAGAGTTTGAAAAGAAGATTCAGAATTTATTAAAGGAACTCCAGAATGTTCCAGAAGTTATGACAGCTAGTACAAGGatagaaaag CTTCTGTCATCGGATTGGGCTGTTTATATACCAGGGGAAGAAGATCAGCCAGATGGATTGGAAGGAGAAACAGAAGTTTACATGAGTGGGAGCCAAATAAGTGAAATAGAGATGGAATTAATAAAGGAAAGACTTAAAGAGATCTATCTTCTGGTAGAAGAGCAGGAGATGCTGTCTGAAGAg aACTTAAATAGGATACAGATGACAAAGAACTTCTTAAAGGACAGCGGTGATCTCCAGATAAGTCTTCAGGCAGATATGCAGAGGCTAGAAGGCCTTGAAAAAGAGGGGTACAACCAAAGAAGATCTATGAAAGAGACCACGAAAGAATATCCCAATCAGGAGGAAGATGAAG gTTGTTCGTTAAAGAAAATGAAGTGTATTCCCAAAGAACAACTTTTGTGA
- the C1HXorf38 gene encoding uncharacterized protein CXorf38 homolog isoform X3, whose amino-acid sequence MASSGDVIVRLFQSSCSLCTEWKKEILNHHTNRNGEVHWGNCKPWLWPSSSWELAKAYMPRGQMDISGPDKCDAAALLNLFNFCDHFSGIDQKKVREVIKCRNELMHSSEMKVSSLWLEEFEKKIQNLLKELQNVPEVMTASTRIEKLLSSDWAVYIPGEEDQPDGLEGETEVYMSGSQISEIEMELIKERLKEIYLLVEEQEMLSEENLNRIQMTKNFLKDSGDLQISLQADMQRLEGLEKEGYNQRRSMKETTKEYPNQEEDEGCSLKKMKCIPKEQLL is encoded by the exons tttcagTCCAGCTGTTCACTGTGCACAGAGTGGAAAAAGGAGATTTTGAATCATCACACCAACAGGAATGGAGAAGTTCACTGGGGAAACTGCAAACCTTGGCTTTGGCCTTCTAGCTCATGGGAACTTGCAAAG GCGTATATGCCTCGTGGGCAGATGGATATTTCTGGACCAGACAAGTGTGATGCAGCTGCTCTTCTAAACCTTTTCAACTTTTGTGATCACTTCAGTGGTATTGACCAGAAGAAAGTCAGAGAG GTGATTAAGTGCCGCAATGAATTAATGCATTCTTCAGAAATGAAAGTTTCTTCTTTATGGTTGGAAGAGTTTGAAAAGAAGATTCAGAATTTATTAAAGGAACTCCAGAATGTTCCAGAAGTTATGACAGCTAGTACAAGGatagaaaag CTTCTGTCATCGGATTGGGCTGTTTATATACCAGGGGAAGAAGATCAGCCAGATGGATTGGAAGGAGAAACAGAAGTTTACATGAGTGGGAGCCAAATAAGTGAAATAGAGATGGAATTAATAAAGGAAAGACTTAAAGAGATCTATCTTCTGGTAGAAGAGCAGGAGATGCTGTCTGAAGAg aACTTAAATAGGATACAGATGACAAAGAACTTCTTAAAGGACAGCGGTGATCTCCAGATAAGTCTTCAGGCAGATATGCAGAGGCTAGAAGGCCTTGAAAAAGAGGGGTACAACCAAAGAAGATCTATGAAAGAGACCACGAAAGAATATCCCAATCAGGAGGAAGATGAAG gTTGTTCGTTAAAGAAAATGAAGTGTATTCCCAAAGAACAACTTTTGTGA